Proteins from a genomic interval of Helicoverpa armigera isolate CAAS_96S chromosome 9, ASM3070526v1, whole genome shotgun sequence:
- the LOC110372579 gene encoding GTP-binding nuclear protein Ran, with product MADDMPTFKCVLVGDGGTGKTTFVKRHLTGEFEKKYVATLGVEVHPLVFHTNRGPIRFNVWDTAGQEKFGGLRDGYYIQGQCAIIMFDVTSRVTYKNVPNWHRDLVRVCEGIPIVLCGNKVDIKDRKVKAKTIVFHRKKNLQYYDISAKSNYNFEKPFLWLARKLIGDGNLEFVAMPALLPPEVTMDPQWQNQIEKDLKEAQDTALPEEDEDL from the exons atggctgATGATATGCCCACATTCAAATGCGTGCTGGTAGGCGATGGTGGTACCGGCAAAACTACGTTTGTCAAACGACACTTGACTGGAGAGTTCGAGAAAAAATACGTTGCCACACTCGGTGTAGAAGTGCACCCCTTGGTATTCCACACAAACCGTGGTCCCATCAGATTTAACGTATGGGACACAGCTGGCCAAGAAAAGTTTGGTGGATTAAGAGATGGTTATTATATCCAAGGTCAATGTGCCATCATCATGTTCGACGTAACCTCTCGTGTCACCTACAAAAACGTACCGAACTGGCATAGAGATTTAGTTCGAGTTTGTGAAGGCATTCCTATTGTTTTGTGTGGCAACAAAGTAGACATCAAGGATAGAAAAGTTAAAGCAAAAACAATTGTCTTCCACAGGAAAAAGAACCTACAG tactatgacatctctgctaagTCAAACTACAACTTTGAAAAGCCTTTCTTGTGGTTAGCTAGGAAATTGATTGGTGATGGCAACCTGGAGTTTGTTGCTATGCCTGCTCTCCTGCCACCGGAAGTTACAATGGACCCACAATGGCAGAACCAAATCGAGAAAGATCTCAAAGAAGCCCAAGACACTGCGCTGCCAGAGGAGGATGAAGACTTGTAA
- the LOC110372574 gene encoding elongation factor Tu: MATISFAKSLVNPAVKLLLKQNNCSHVRSNTVSGLTPLSIVLRRNYAEKQVFERTKPHCNVGTIGHVDHGKTTLTAAITKVLADVNLAQKKGYADIDNAPEEKARGITINVAHVEYQTESRHYGHTDCPGHADYIKNMITGTAQMDGAILVVAATDGVMPQTREHLLLAKQIGIQHVVVFINKVDAADQEMVELVEMEIRELMSEMGYDGDKIPVIKGSALCALEGKSPEIGSEAISQLLKEVDAFIPTPVRELDKPFLLPVESVHSIPGRGTVVTGRLHRGVLKKGTECEIVGHGKVMKTTVTGVEMFHKTLDEAQAGDQLGALVRSVKREQIKRGMVMAKPGTVKAHDNVEAAVYILSKEEGGRSKPFTSFIQLQMFSMTWDCATQVVIPEKEMVMPGEDATLRLRLLKPMVCETGQRFTLRLGDITLGTGVITKINSNLSEEDRLKLLEGKKAREKAASKK, translated from the exons ATGGCCACCATATCATTCGCTAAAAGTTTGGTTAACCCAG CTGTTAAACTGCTGCTTAAGCAGAACAACTGTTCACATGTTAGAAGCAACACAGTATCTGGTTTAACACCATTGAGTATTGTGCTTAGGAGGAACTATGCAGAGAAACAAGTATTTGAGCGAACAAAACCTCACTGCAATGTTGGTACTATTGGACATGTTGACCATGGAAAGACCACACTTACAGCAGCTATCACTAAAG TATTAGCCGATGTCAATTTGGCCCAAAAGAAAGGTTATGCTGATATTGACAATGCGCCAGAAGAGAAAGCCCGTGGTATTACTATCAATGTTGCTCATGTTGAGTATCAAACAGAATCTAGGCATTATGGCCACACAGACTGCCCAGGACATGCTGATTATATCAAG AACATGATCACAGGCACAGCCCAAATGGATGGTGCCATCCTTGTAGTGGCCGCCACAGATGGTGTGATGCCCCAGACCAGAGAGCACTTGCTGCTCGCCAAACAGATTGGCATCCAACATGTAGTGGTGTTCATCAACAAGGTAGATGCTGCTGATCAGGAAATGGTGGAGCTTGTAGAAATGGAAATCAGAGAGCTTATGTCTGAGATGGGTTATGATGGTGATAAAATACCTGTCATTAAAG gATCAGCATTGTGTGCCCTAGAGGGTAAGAGCCCTGAAATTGGCTCTGAAGCCATCTCGCAGCTTCTGAAGGAAGTCGATGCTTTCATCCCAACACCTGTCCGTGAATTGGACAAGCCATTCCTCTTGCCTGTGGAGTCTGTACACTCTATCCCTGGACGTGGTACTGTGGTTACTGGCCGTTTGCACAGAG GTGTTCTAAAGAAGGGAACTGAATGTGAAATTGTTGGACACGGCAAGGTCATGAAGACAACCGTCACAGGTGTAGAAATGTTCCACAAGACCTTAGATGAGGCTCAAGCTGGTGACCAGTTAGGGGCTCTGGTTCGTTCAGTCAAAAGGGAACAGATCAAGCGTGGTATGGTCATGGCTAAGCCTGGTACTGTTAAAGCACACGACAATGTTGAAGCTGCTGTGTACATCTTGAGCAAGGAAGAGGGAGGTCGCTCAAAGCCATTTACATCATTCATCCAATTGCAAATGTTCTCTATGACTTGGGACTGTGCCACACAAGTTGTTATTCCTGAGAAAGAAATGGTGATGCCTGGTGAAGATGCTAC GTTGCGCTTGCGACTTTTGAAGCCCATGGTTTGTGAAACTGGTCAAAGATTTACTCTGCGTTTGGGAGACATAACCCTTGGAACTGGTGTTATTACCAAAATCAACAGCAACTTGTCTGAGGAAGACAGGCTGAAGCTTTTGGAAGGCAAGAAGGCACGAGAAAAGGCTGCTTCCAAGAAGTAA
- the LOC110372576 gene encoding zinc finger CW-type PWWP domain protein 1: protein MNSAALPKEKASEPEEEARQPSVETKMLCNQPKKLTFAKSVDLTEKPSSQTSSSYKVVLSQPPLELSHSERLIWLQKRRTAGLWVQCDECDRWRYLPNVLDRHELPKKWYCRMNTDPEFASCSVPEAPLRLHDEEDLIHSEYAAGSLVWARLGGWPWWPAMVDDCPDTEQYYWLDGFSDIPTHYNVVFFDAMEVTRAWIAPEQLKPYSSNKEMTKLLLKNKKYYNRLKAAIAQANEAEKVPLEIRLARFSFIARHKGKVISPKKPEKKDLKKYQKQLKKKFNVDFPIESSDSDDDTVESFKAMQKNNKNVIILGTPKKRARKENKCSKINDQNVEENNLPGDINIQKQNVTETQNSTNVESFCNGNKPSNSMIVQIGSTEADSIDNDTSATYVPESATEQLNLTIRMDTPNSDDFDF from the exons ATGAATAGTGCCGCTTTACCCAAAGAAAAGGCTTCAGAGCCCGAGGAAGAAGCTCGTCAACCGTCT GTTGAAACCAAAATGCTTTGTAATCAGCCAAAGAAACTGACGTTTGCTAAAAGCGTTGATTTGACTGAAAAACCATCTTCGCAGACAAGCAG CTCATACAAGGTTGTGTTGAGCCAGCCTCCACTTGAGCTCTCTCATAGCGAGAGACTGATCTGGCTGCAGAAGCGCCGTACGGCTGGCCTGTGGGTACAATGCGACGAATGTGACCGCTGGCGGTATCTGCCTAATGTCCTCGACAGACACGAATTGCCTAAGAAATGGTATTGTCGGATGAATACAG ATCCTGAATTCGCCAGTTGTTCTGTACCCGAAGCTCCACTGCGTCTCCATGATGAGGAAGACTTGATCCATAGCGAGTATGCAGCCGGGTCGCTGGTGTGGGCCCGCCTAGGTGGTTGGCCATGGTGGCCTGCCATGGTGGATGACTGTCCCGACACTGAGCAATACTACTGGCTTGATGGCTTCTCTGATATACCC ACTCATTACAATGTTGTATTTTTTGATGCTATGGAAGTTACTCGAGCGTGGATTGCTCCTGAACAATTAAAACCATATTCTTCTAACAAAGAAATGACAAAacttttgttgaaaaataagaaatattacaATCGTCTTAAAGCGGCCATAGCACAGGCAAATGAGGCTGAAAAAGTTCCGTTAGAAATTCGCCTAGCTCGTTTCAGCTTCATAGCTAGACACAAGGGAAAAGTTATCAGTCCTAAAAAGCCAGAGaaaaaagatttaaagaaataccAGAAACAATTAAAGAAGAAGTTTAATGTTGATTTTCCGATTGAGTCTTCGGATTCAGACGATGACACTGTTGAGAGCTTTAAGGCGatgcagaaaaataataaaaacgtaatTATTTTGGGTACCCCGAAAAAAAGGGCTAGGAAGGAAAACAAATGTAGTAAAATAAACGATCAAAATGTAGAAGAAAACAATTTGCCCGGTGATATAAAtatccaaaaacaaaatgttaccgAGACACAAAATTCAACGAATGTTGAATCTTTTTGCAATGGGAATAAACCATCAAACTCTATGATAGTTCAAATAGGAAGTACGGAGGCAGACTCTATTGATAAtg ATACTTCTGCAACGTATGTGCCGGAGAGCGCCACCGAGCAGCTAAATCTTACCATCAGGATGGATACACCGAACAGTGATGATTTTGACTTTTaa
- the LOC110372573 gene encoding E3 ubiquitin-protein ligase RNF10 encodes MLEESRMDKKSLNRSSQPQSRASAIDCKKNTDLTQRPWPRNNKKREGPGSAPKNEPSRKNVPAQRGRGQVDRRPRARGPAGYPMGGTSNTRVEEDDEPEIGSVFVPGSKKQNLNHLLNFMYPSRGVPERRGVQQRRPGQQYRASNRHDHDLYLRAYCQFVVKEDGDYKPNLLDPDIPIKWEHIEEIVVRGTGRSECPICLGPPAAGRVGLCGHVYCWACVLHYAAAHEKQPPPCPVCATPLHVKDMKPTRIVQWGSPAEEVTMRLVRRLRGSTTVEVAPPRGQVTEAALPILPLENINNAPYCKMFSANKQQVHEILKREREEIERQILAEIDTTEIVFLEQALEMLKLKEENIDTKFYEPKVNEENENDSTVTTVYEKQEVNQNKLDWFDVNEEGGAACIDIIHNNMEDLNLNAVDSNLNPDAPSFEMDDAQTEEFPLIECAPEETEPIEDNAVTDIDKLNQAKYFYFYQADDGQQVFLNSLNVRILNASWGALAAAPQVITGRVLHRETFSLSEQTRKHMPCTAHLPLYCAYDIVELELQPPYVTPSALQSFTDELDRRARMRARHEREERRRERAYRRAIEGPPKPDVFSEVLFPPAPPSFSSPPLDPGPLTTFEQSSPSTSFGSPPPGPSFAKMASTCGTWRVRKVAEAPPPPPAADDEVSAPRSLVLSDAIEAALHAASSPSGKKNKKSKQKVLFATGMQRSA; translated from the exons ATGTTGGAGGAATCCAGAATGGACAAGAAATCTTTGAACCGATCTTCTCAGCCACAGTCGAGGGCATCAGCCATCGACTGTAAGAAAAATActg ATTTGACACAGAGGCCTTGGCCGCGTAATAATAAGAAACGTGAAGGACCTGGAAGTGCGCCTAAAAATGAACCTAGTAGGAAGAATGTGCCGGCTCAGCGTGGTAGGGGACAGGTTGACAGGAGACCCCGCGCTCGTGGTCCCGCCGGTTACCCTATGGGTGGAACGTCGAACACCAG GGTAGAAGAGGATGATGAGCCTGAAATAGGCTCGGTGTTTGTGCCCGGAAGCAAAAAGCAAAACTTGAACCATTTGCTGAACTTCATGTATCCCTCTCGTGGGGTGCCGGAGCGTCGCGGTGTCCAGCAGCGTCGGCCAGGCCAACAGTATCGTGCTTCAAACCGGCATGATCATGATCTCTATCTGAGGGCATA TTGCCAATTTGTGGTGAAAGAAGATGGAGATTATAAGCCAAACCTCTTGGACCCTGATATACCCATTAAGTGGGAACATATTGAAGAAATT GTGGTTAGAGGCACAGGTCGTTCCGAGTGTCCAATATGCCTGGGCCCTCCGGCGGCGGGTCGCGTCGGCCTTTGCGGTCATGTGTACTGCTGGGCCTGCGTCCTGCACTATGCTGCAGCTCACGAGAAGCAGCCACCGCCCTGCCCTGTGTGTGCTACACCACTACATGTCAAAGATATGAAACCCACAAGGATTGTACAATGGGGTTCTCCTGCTGAAGAG GTGACGATGCGCCTTGTACGTCGTCTACGAGGTTCAACCACAGTTGAAGTGGCGCCTCCACGCGGACAAGTGACCGAAGCGGCATTACCCATCTTGCCTTTAGAAAACATCAATAACGCACCATACTGCAAGATGTTTTCTGCTAATAAGCAACAG GTCCATGAAATTTTGAAACGGGAGAGGGAAGAAATAGAAAGACAAATATTGGCAGAAATTGATACAACTGAAATAGTTTTCTTGGAACAAGCATTAGAAATGCTCAAGttgaaagaagaaaacattGATACTAAGTTTTACGAACCAAAGGTTAATGAAGAGAACGAAAATGATAGTACAGTTACTACTGTATATGAAAAACAAGaagtaaatcaaaacaaattggACTGGTTCGACGTGAATGAAGAAGGAGGAGCTGCATGCATTGATATAATTCATAATAACATGGAGGACCTAAATCTTAACGCCGTTGATTCCAACTTAAATCCTGACGCACCATCCTTTGAAATGGATGATGCACAGACAGAAGAATTTCCACTAATTGAATGTGCACCTGAAGAAACTGAACCAATTGAAGACAATGCTGTAACAGACATTGATAAACTCAATCAAgctaaatacttttatttctaTCAAGCTGATGACGGACAGCAAGTATTTCTCAACAGTTTGAATGTGCGCATTCTCAATGCATCTTGGGGTGCATTAGCTGCTGCGCCGCAAGTTATAACTGGCCGCGTATTGCATCGAGAAACATTTTCTCTCAGTGAACAA actAGAAAACATATGCCTTGCACCGCACATTTGCCTCTCTATTGTGCGTATGATATTGTGGAGCTGGAATTACAGCCACCTTATGTAACTCCATCAGCTTTGCAAAGCTTCACTG ATGAATTGGACCGTCGTGCCCGGATGCGCGCGCGTCATGAGCGTGAGGAGAGACGACGCGAGCGCGCTTACCGTCGCGCTATAGAGGGGCCGCCGAAGCCAGACGTTTTCTCTGAAGTACTTTTCCCACCGGCTCCGCCCTCATTCTCCAGCCCACCTTTAGACCCTGGGCCATTGACAACATTTGAACAATCTAGCCCATCTACTAGTTTCGGATCCCCGCCCCCGGGTCCATCCTTTGCCAAG ATGGCGAGCACTTGCGGCACTTGGCGTGTGCGTAAAGTCGCGGAAGCTCCGCCGCCGCCCCCCGCTGCTGACGACGAGGTGTCGGCTCCGCGCTCGCTGGTGCTGAGTGACGCTATCGAAGCTGCGCTCCACGCCGCCTCCTCGCCCTCTGGCAAAAAGAACAAAAAGTCTAAGCAAAAGGTCCTCTTTGCGACTGGGATGCAGCGCTCCGCTTAA
- the Slim gene encoding kelch domain-containing protein 10 homolog, with translation MTSRRNDYIFEPYKVTEVQCRGFESPRPRSGHRIACDDANIYCFGGYNPSLPLTNIQRDNPTWTPARPLFKELWSFSIASRKWKQHKVIENMPEELASNAMCMNGRYLMIFGGTGAPFGNKCSNDVIVWRTCNEDARLQILEVTGTRPPGQYGQAILCHDGCFYTVGGTNGFAYNCDIYRLDLRTLVWEPVFVGTGQEGEPLGRYRHEIARVGNKLYIIGGGTGDWAFELMEIPMFDFDNNTWRILTPKADDSSKDTIAPLPRKCHSAVQIESPTGAQVFVAGGSDGQSVFEDIWRLNISDLQWTLMQKTVLPHPLYFHSSAVTSSGCMYVFGGIEPKEDAASRNNILYKVWLCVPKLSEICWEALLHFHPNLDQVDGRSLLNIGIPSEFVQRLHMQ, from the exons ATGACGTCTAGAAGAAATGATTACATTTTCGAGCCGTATAAGGTTACCGAAGTGCAATGTCGGGGTTTTGAAAGTCCCAGACCTCGTAGTGGACACAGGATAGCTTGTGATGAtgctaatatttattgttttggtgGCTACAATCCTTCGCTACCGCTGACTAACATTCAAAGAGACAATCCAACTTGGACGCCGGCGCGACCCCTTTTCAAAGAACTTTGGAGTTTCTCTATAGCTAGTCGAAAATGGAAACAACATAAAGTAATTGAAAACATGCCGGAAGAGCTAGCGTCAAACGCAATGTGTATGAATGGGAGATACTTAATG ATATTCGGCGGCACAGGTGCACCATTTGGCAACAAATGCAGTAATGATGTGATTGTGTGGCGAACATGCAATGAGGATGCAAGACTGCAAATCTTAGAAGTCACTGGAACTAGACCTCCTGGACAGTATGGGCAAGCCATATTGTGCCACGATGGATGTTTTTATACAGTGGGAGGCACTAATGGATTTGCATATAACTGTgatatttatag GTTAGATCTGCGGACACTAGTATGGGAGCCAGTGTTTGTAGGCACAGGTCAAGAAGGTGAGCCATTAGGCAGATACAGACATGAAATTGCCCGTGTCGGCAATAAGCTCTACATAATTGGTGGAGGCACCGGGGATTGGGCGTTCGAACTTATGGAAATACCTAtgtttgattttgataataataccTGGAGAATATTAACTCCAAAGGCTGATGATAGTTCCAAAGATACTATTGCTCCCTTACCTAGAAAGTGCCACAGTGCAGTACAGATTGAGTCGCCCACTGGTGCACAGGTGTTTGTAGCGGGTGGCTCTGATGGACAGTCAGTGTTTGAGGATATTTGGAGGTTAAACATCTCTGATTTACAATGGACTCTAATGCAGAAGACAGTGTTACCACATCCTCTATATTTTCATTCTTCAGCAGTTACATCTTCGggttgtatgtatgtgtttggTGGTATTGAGCCAAAAGAAGATGCAGCTAGTAGGAATAATATACTTTATAAGGTCTGGCTATGTGTACCAAAATTGAGTGAAATTTGCTGGGAAGCATTACTGCATTTCCATCCAAACTTAGATCAAGTAGACGGTAGATCATTGTTAAATATTGGAATTCCAAGTGAGTTTGTACAGAGATTACATATGCAgtaa